One segment of Streptomyces sp. XD-27 DNA contains the following:
- a CDS encoding DUF6578 domain-containing protein, protein MIRTVFYEDWEMECCGTPFSVGDEVTWNVVRSTLPPGQRPAPVDAADGAGELFVFTAHSSQTGTPATLTGRVRRIQVVIRGYRASRREPDSFSPVPGDFRLRPVDTCPKWFKQPVGGQLPPRDGRAYRQEETGVLVELEDAAEG, encoded by the coding sequence TTGATTCGTACGGTGTTCTACGAGGACTGGGAGATGGAGTGCTGCGGCACGCCGTTCTCGGTGGGGGACGAGGTGACGTGGAACGTCGTGCGCAGCACCTTGCCACCGGGGCAGCGCCCGGCCCCGGTGGACGCCGCAGACGGCGCCGGTGAGCTCTTCGTGTTCACCGCGCACTCCTCGCAGACCGGCACGCCGGCCACCCTCACCGGTCGCGTCCGCCGCATCCAGGTGGTGATCCGGGGCTATCGCGCCTCCCGCCGCGAGCCCGACTCGTTCTCGCCCGTGCCGGGCGACTTCCGGTTGCGCCCGGTGGACACCTGCCCGAAGTGGTTCAAACAGCCCGTCGGCGGACAGCTGCCGCCCCGCGACGGGCGCGCGTACCGGCAGGAGGAGACGGGCGTGCTGGTCGAGTTGGAGGATGCGGCGGAAGGGTGA
- the npdG gene encoding NADPH-dependent F420 reductase yields MTTTNDAADATAAAKKAPAKDPWDLPDVSGLVVGVLGGTGDQGRGLAYRLAKAGQKVIIGSRAADRARAAAAELGAELGVEGADNAECARRSDIVIVAVPWDGHAKTLESLREELAGKLVVDCVNPLGFDKKGAYALKPEEGSAAEQAAALLPDSRVTAAFHHLSAVLLQDESIDEIDTDVMVLGESRADTDVVQALAGRIPGMRGVFAGRLRNAHQVESLVANLISVNRRYKAHAGLRVTDV; encoded by the coding sequence ATGACGACGACGAACGATGCGGCCGACGCGACTGCCGCAGCGAAGAAGGCCCCCGCCAAGGACCCGTGGGACCTGCCCGACGTGTCCGGTCTCGTGGTGGGCGTGCTCGGCGGGACCGGCGACCAGGGCCGCGGCCTGGCCTACCGGCTCGCCAAGGCCGGCCAGAAGGTGATCATCGGTTCGCGCGCCGCCGACCGGGCCCGGGCGGCCGCCGCCGAGCTGGGCGCCGAGCTCGGCGTCGAGGGCGCGGACAACGCCGAGTGCGCGCGGCGCAGCGACATCGTGATCGTCGCCGTGCCGTGGGACGGCCACGCCAAGACGCTGGAGTCGCTGCGCGAGGAGCTCGCGGGCAAGCTCGTCGTCGACTGCGTCAACCCGCTCGGCTTCGACAAGAAGGGCGCCTACGCGCTGAAGCCGGAGGAGGGCAGCGCCGCCGAGCAGGCCGCCGCCCTGCTGCCGGACTCGCGGGTCACGGCCGCCTTCCACCACCTGTCGGCCGTCCTGCTCCAGGACGAGTCGATCGACGAGATCGACACGGACGTGATGGTGCTGGGCGAGTCGCGCGCGGACACCGACGTGGTACAGGCGCTGGCGGGCCGGATCCCCGGGATGCGGGGCGTCTTCGCCGGGCGGCTGCGCAACGCGCACCAGGTGGAGTCCCTGGTCGCCAACCTGATCTCGGTGAACCGCCGCTACAAGGCGCACGCGGGGCTGCGGGTCACGGACGTCTGA
- a CDS encoding carbohydrate ABC transporter permease produces the protein MTVSLLTVAAIYFLTPVYWLAVSATKSSGDLFGTFGFWFSDPHPVDYLGDVLTYDDGIYVRWFANSLLYAGIGAVAATLLSAAAGYALAKYSFPGREAIFNVVLAGVLLPGTALALPLYLLFSEMELANTYWAVLIPSVVSPFGVYLCRIYATAAVPDSLLEAARIDGAGELRIFATLGLRLMTPALVTVFLFQFVHIWNNFFLPLVMLSDSDLYPIQLGLTSWQGYADRQPELYQYTVGGAFLSVLPLMVLMGVLQRYWRTGLTEGSVKS, from the coding sequence ATCACCGTCTCGCTGCTGACCGTCGCCGCGATCTACTTCCTCACCCCCGTCTACTGGCTCGCGGTCTCCGCCACGAAGTCCAGCGGCGACCTGTTCGGCACGTTCGGCTTCTGGTTCTCCGACCCGCACCCCGTCGACTACCTCGGCGACGTCCTCACCTACGACGACGGCATCTACGTGCGCTGGTTCGCCAACAGCCTGCTGTACGCGGGGATCGGGGCCGTCGCCGCCACGCTGCTGTCGGCCGCCGCCGGATACGCGCTGGCCAAGTACTCCTTCCCGGGCCGGGAGGCGATCTTCAACGTGGTGCTCGCCGGGGTGCTGCTGCCCGGCACCGCGCTCGCCCTCCCGCTGTACCTGCTCTTCAGCGAGATGGAGCTGGCCAACACGTACTGGGCGGTGCTCATCCCCAGCGTCGTCAGCCCCTTCGGGGTCTACCTGTGCCGGATCTACGCCACCGCGGCCGTCCCCGACTCGCTGCTGGAGGCGGCCCGTATCGACGGCGCGGGAGAGCTGCGGATCTTCGCCACGCTGGGGCTGCGGCTGATGACGCCCGCGCTGGTCACCGTCTTCCTGTTCCAGTTCGTGCACATCTGGAACAACTTCTTCCTGCCGCTGGTGATGCTCTCCGACTCCGACCTGTACCCGATCCAGCTGGGGCTGACCTCGTGGCAGGGGTACGCGGACCGGCAGCCCGAGCTGTACCAGTACACGGTCGGCGGCGCGTTCCTGTCCGTACTGCCGCTGATGGTGCTGATGGGCGTGCTCCAGCGGTACTGGCGTACGGGCCTGACGGAGGGCAGCGTGAAGTCGTGA
- a CDS encoding carbohydrate ABC transporter permease produces the protein MRRDAKGRGRARRWTRTEARNARAAAGFLLPFLALFVLCFLAPIGYAVYQSLLKVERTGPLGLGGETRDVWAGFANYRHALEDDRFVAGFGRVLLFGAVQIPVMILLATALALLLDAASARWVGFFRTAFFLPYGVPGVIASILWGFLYVPGISPLVEMAHSAGWEVDFLARDTVLWSIANIVTWQFTGYNMLVLIAQLKAVPEELYEAARIDGANAWQVARHVKLPLIRPALVLTTVFSIIGTLQLFAEPMVLRPLANTIDSGYTPNLHAYNEAFTSNNQHIAAAEAVLLAVVACVLSFGFLRLVGGGARRRGREDGG, from the coding sequence GTGAGGCGCGACGCCAAGGGGCGAGGCCGCGCCCGGCGCTGGACCCGCACCGAAGCCCGGAACGCCCGCGCGGCGGCAGGCTTCCTGCTGCCGTTCCTCGCGCTGTTCGTCCTGTGCTTCCTCGCGCCCATCGGCTACGCCGTCTACCAGAGCCTGCTCAAGGTCGAGCGGACCGGGCCGCTCGGCCTCGGCGGCGAGACCAGGGACGTGTGGGCGGGCTTCGCCAACTACCGGCACGCGCTGGAGGACGACCGGTTCGTCGCCGGCTTCGGGCGGGTGCTGCTCTTCGGCGCCGTACAGATCCCGGTGATGATCCTGCTCGCGACGGCGCTCGCGCTGCTGCTGGACGCCGCCTCGGCCCGCTGGGTCGGCTTCTTCCGCACCGCGTTCTTCCTGCCGTACGGGGTGCCGGGCGTCATCGCCTCCATCCTGTGGGGCTTCCTGTACGTGCCGGGGATCAGCCCGCTGGTGGAGATGGCCCACTCGGCGGGCTGGGAGGTGGACTTCCTCGCCCGCGACACCGTGCTGTGGTCCATCGCCAACATCGTCACCTGGCAGTTCACCGGCTACAACATGCTCGTCCTGATCGCCCAGCTCAAAGCGGTCCCCGAGGAGCTGTACGAGGCCGCCAGGATCGACGGGGCGAACGCGTGGCAGGTCGCCCGGCACGTCAAGCTGCCGCTGATCCGGCCCGCGCTCGTCCTGACCACCGTGTTCAGCATCATCGGCACGCTCCAGCTCTTCGCCGAGCCCATGGTGCTGCGCCCGCTGGCCAACACCATCGACTCGGGCTACACCCCCAACCTGCACGCCTACAACGAGGCGTTCACCAGCAACAACCAGCACATCGCGGCGGCCGAGGCGGTGCTGCTCGCCGTCGTTGCGTGCGTGCTGTCGTTCGGCTTCCTGCGCCTGGTGGGAGGCGGCGCGCGGCGGCGCGGACGGGAGGACGGCGGGTGA
- a CDS encoding ABC transporter substrate-binding protein: MSEHPVHEHPVHDHPVHDRRTVLGGAAAAAAGLALTGCGSDDDADGEPKGRKKGEKATLTFWSWVPGIDKPVDLWNRNNPDVQIKLEKVSAVNGAQYAKMHASIKAGNPPDLGQIEYPVVPSFLLDNGLLDLAKHGVQKHKSKFVGWQWQQAVFGDGVYAVPQASGPMGLFLRHDLFDKWGIEPPATWDDYAAAAKAVRRKGAWIETFSATNGNRFAGLAWQAGATWFGTSGDAWTVSIDDEPTRKVADFWEDLVKQKLIKTIPDRQNAWYKDIQTGDMAGWLGASWGDALLVGNAPKTSGKWRVVPMPQWKKGAGAYANWGGSTTAVFARTDYPEDALAFAVWLNTDPESIRLLIEGGYGFPAAQRGFAASDLDVHKDFFGGQAYSEVFAEAGKGVDTSWRWGPAVDTLYQRLGDAFTEALGDGGSFRSVLAKVQRETVQDLKDKGLKVETG, from the coding sequence ATGAGCGAGCACCCCGTCCACGAGCACCCCGTCCACGATCACCCCGTCCATGACCGCCGCACGGTCCTCGGCGGCGCGGCCGCCGCGGCCGCGGGCCTGGCGCTGACCGGCTGCGGCTCCGACGACGACGCCGACGGCGAGCCCAAGGGCCGCAAGAAGGGCGAGAAGGCCACGCTGACCTTCTGGTCCTGGGTGCCGGGCATCGACAAGCCCGTCGACCTGTGGAACCGCAACAACCCTGATGTGCAGATCAAGCTGGAGAAGGTCTCGGCGGTCAACGGCGCGCAGTACGCCAAGATGCACGCCTCCATCAAGGCGGGCAACCCGCCGGACCTGGGCCAGATCGAGTACCCGGTCGTCCCCAGCTTCCTCCTCGACAACGGGCTGCTGGACCTGGCGAAGCACGGCGTCCAGAAGCACAAGAGCAAGTTCGTCGGCTGGCAGTGGCAGCAGGCGGTCTTCGGCGACGGCGTCTACGCCGTCCCGCAGGCATCCGGCCCCATGGGACTCTTCCTGCGCCACGACCTGTTCGACAAGTGGGGCATCGAGCCGCCCGCGACCTGGGACGACTACGCGGCCGCGGCCAAGGCCGTCCGCAGGAAAGGCGCCTGGATCGAGACGTTCTCCGCCACCAACGGCAACCGCTTCGCGGGCCTGGCCTGGCAGGCCGGGGCGACCTGGTTCGGCACCTCCGGCGACGCCTGGACGGTCAGTATCGACGACGAACCCACCCGCAAGGTCGCCGACTTCTGGGAGGACCTGGTCAAGCAGAAGCTGATCAAGACCATCCCGGACCGGCAGAACGCCTGGTACAAGGACATCCAGACCGGCGACATGGCCGGCTGGCTCGGCGCCAGCTGGGGGGACGCGCTGCTGGTCGGCAACGCACCCAAGACCTCCGGCAAATGGCGGGTGGTCCCCATGCCGCAGTGGAAGAAGGGCGCCGGCGCCTACGCCAACTGGGGCGGCTCCACCACCGCCGTGTTCGCCAGGACCGACTACCCCGAGGACGCGCTCGCCTTCGCCGTCTGGCTCAACACCGACCCCGAGTCGATCAGGCTGCTCATCGAGGGCGGCTACGGCTTCCCGGCCGCCCAGCGGGGCTTCGCCGCCTCCGACCTCGACGTGCACAAGGACTTCTTCGGCGGGCAGGCGTACAGCGAGGTGTTCGCGGAGGCGGGCAAGGGGGTCGACACCAGCTGGCGCTGGGGCCCCGCCGTCGACACGCTCTACCAGCGGCTCGGCGACGCGTTCACCGAGGCCCTCGGCGACGGCGGCTCCTTCCGGTCCGTCCTGGCGAAGGTGCAGCGCGAGACGGTCCAGGACCTCAAGGACAAGGGCCTGAAGGTGGAGACCGGGTGA
- a CDS encoding exo-alpha-sialidase — MASGVAARTRTYEVSVPFRAGTGGYASYRIPAVVAAASGELLAFAEGRVGSSADTGDIDVVLKRSVDGGRTWGRPQVVARNGTGTAGNPAPVVLHTGPHTGRIVLVHVRNGAAASENAIRRGEVPAADGRRVWVQYSDDDGRTWSSPREITGQVKKPAWRWYATTPGHALQLRHGPHAGRIVVPANHSLPPAGSDDPTSGRYNGGHVLLSDDDGRTWRIGYVDDNPDGYVNVNETTAAELPDGRVYFNTRTDANAPGNRADAYSRDGGATLVKPFRPQAGLVTPVVECSVLHLGEPDVLLFSGPADPEYRALMTVRASDDGGVTWRTAHTVDGLPAAYSDLVRIDDDTVGLLYETGDFSAYSTITFRRIPVEELV, encoded by the coding sequence ATGGCAAGCGGAGTGGCGGCGCGTACCCGTACCTACGAGGTGTCCGTGCCGTTCCGGGCCGGGACCGGCGGCTACGCCAGCTACCGCATCCCCGCCGTGGTGGCCGCGGCCTCCGGTGAGCTGCTCGCCTTCGCCGAGGGCCGGGTGGGGTCCTCCGCCGACACCGGCGACATCGACGTGGTGCTCAAACGGTCCGTCGACGGCGGCCGCACCTGGGGCCGCCCGCAGGTCGTCGCCCGGAACGGGACCGGCACCGCCGGGAACCCGGCGCCCGTGGTCCTGCACACCGGCCCGCACACCGGCCGGATCGTCCTGGTCCACGTCCGCAACGGCGCCGCCGCGAGCGAGAACGCCATCCGGCGGGGCGAGGTCCCGGCGGCCGACGGGCGCCGGGTGTGGGTGCAGTACAGCGACGACGACGGCCGGACCTGGAGCTCGCCGCGCGAGATCACGGGGCAGGTGAAGAAGCCCGCGTGGCGGTGGTACGCGACCACCCCCGGCCACGCCCTCCAGTTACGGCACGGCCCGCACGCCGGGCGCATCGTGGTCCCCGCCAACCACTCGCTGCCCCCGGCCGGTTCCGACGACCCCACCTCGGGCCGGTACAACGGCGGACACGTCCTGCTGAGCGACGACGACGGCCGGACCTGGCGGATCGGCTACGTCGACGACAACCCCGACGGCTACGTCAACGTCAACGAGACCACCGCGGCCGAACTCCCCGACGGCCGCGTCTACTTCAACACCCGCACCGACGCGAACGCCCCGGGCAACCGCGCGGACGCCTACTCCCGCGACGGCGGCGCGACCCTGGTCAAGCCCTTCCGGCCGCAGGCCGGGCTGGTCACCCCCGTGGTCGAGTGCAGCGTGCTGCACCTGGGCGAACCGGACGTGCTGCTCTTCTCCGGCCCCGCCGACCCCGAGTACCGGGCCCTGATGACGGTCCGGGCCAGTGACGACGGCGGCGTCACCTGGCGGACGGCGCACACCGTCGACGGCCTGCCCGCCGCCTACTCCGACCTCGTCCGGATCGACGACGACACGGTCGGACTGCTCTACGAGACCGGCGACTTCAGCGCCTACTCGACGATCACCTTCCGGCGCATCCCGGTGGAGGAGCTGGTATGA
- a CDS encoding MFS transporter produces the protein MTEDDHPPRGSRLRALLPDLSPWRSSRDFRLMWVAGLVTSFGSFLSLVALPLQIKELTGSAFAVGAIGAVELVPLIVFGLYGGALADAVDRRKVILLTEAGLGLLAVLLLINSLLPQPMLWPLYVVAALTSALTGLQRPAIDAVVARIVPHDQITAAAALNALRWQVSAVAGPSLAGVIVAYLGLPLAYGLNVLTFVCSVLLSLRLTAAPPAHDAEKPSLRAIAEGARYAWRRKELLGTYVVDMAAMLFAFPTAIYPFLADDLDAPWALGLLYAAMPAGSMVVSATSGWTSRVHRHGRMVVLGAAVWGLAMAAAGQMTNIWLVLLCVAVAGAGDMVSGLFRSTMWNQTIPDELRGRLAGIELLSYTVGPQLGQVRAGTMAGLTGVRTAVWSGGLACVGAVGLLALTLPKLMSYDARTDDHAARVRAARAKRGEQAAAPVP, from the coding sequence GTGACCGAAGACGACCATCCCCCACGCGGTTCCCGGCTGCGCGCCCTGCTGCCCGACCTGTCCCCGTGGCGCTCCTCCCGCGACTTCCGCCTGATGTGGGTCGCCGGCCTGGTGACCTCCTTCGGCAGCTTCCTGAGCCTGGTGGCGCTGCCGCTCCAGATCAAGGAGCTCACGGGTTCGGCGTTCGCGGTCGGCGCGATCGGCGCGGTGGAGCTGGTGCCGCTGATCGTCTTCGGGCTGTACGGCGGGGCGCTGGCGGACGCCGTCGACCGCCGCAAGGTCATCCTGCTCACCGAGGCCGGCCTGGGCCTGCTGGCGGTGCTGCTGCTGATCAACAGCCTGCTGCCGCAGCCCATGCTCTGGCCGCTGTACGTGGTCGCGGCGCTGACCAGCGCGCTCACCGGACTCCAGCGCCCGGCGATCGACGCCGTGGTGGCCCGCATCGTGCCGCATGACCAGATCACCGCGGCGGCCGCCCTGAACGCGCTGCGCTGGCAGGTGTCGGCCGTGGCGGGCCCCTCGCTGGCCGGTGTCATCGTCGCCTACCTCGGGCTGCCGCTGGCGTACGGCCTGAACGTGCTGACCTTCGTGTGCTCCGTGCTGCTCAGCCTGCGGCTGACCGCCGCGCCGCCCGCGCACGACGCGGAGAAACCCTCGCTGCGCGCGATAGCGGAGGGCGCGCGCTATGCCTGGCGGCGCAAGGAGCTGCTGGGCACCTACGTGGTCGACATGGCCGCGATGCTCTTCGCCTTCCCCACCGCGATCTACCCGTTCCTCGCCGACGACCTGGACGCCCCCTGGGCGCTGGGCCTGCTCTACGCCGCCATGCCGGCCGGTTCGATGGTGGTGAGCGCGACCAGCGGGTGGACCTCGCGGGTGCACCGGCACGGTCGGATGGTGGTGCTCGGGGCGGCGGTGTGGGGGCTGGCGATGGCCGCGGCCGGGCAGATGACGAACATCTGGCTGGTGCTGCTGTGCGTGGCCGTCGCGGGCGCCGGGGACATGGTCAGCGGGCTGTTCCGCTCCACCATGTGGAACCAGACCATCCCCGACGAGCTGCGCGGCCGGCTCGCCGGGATCGAGCTCCTCTCGTACACCGTCGGCCCCCAACTCGGCCAGGTCCGCGCCGGCACGATGGCCGGCCTGACCGGCGTACGCACCGCCGTCTGGTCCGGCGGGCTCGCCTGCGTCGGCGCGGTGGGGCTGCTCGCCCTGACCCTGCCGAAGCTCATGTCGTACGACGCCCGCACCGACGACCACGCCGCGCGCGTGCGCGCGGCGCGGGCGAAGCGCGGAGAGCAGGCCGCGGCACCGGTGCCGTAG